A genomic window from Ignavibacteria bacterium includes:
- a CDS encoding acylphosphatase produces MNYIQFSSVKIVVSGRVQGVGYRYFIARFADELGMTGYAKNLFNGDVEIIAEGRREFLDALIQKASEGPTSAKVNTCKVEWLDFKKKYDKFEIL; encoded by the coding sequence ATGAACTACATTCAATTCTCGTCGGTAAAAATTGTTGTCTCTGGACGTGTACAGGGTGTTGGGTACCGTTATTTTATAGCGCGATTTGCTGATGAGCTGGGGATGACCGGCTATGCAAAGAATTTGTTTAACGGCGATGTGGAAATAATTGCCGAAGGCAGGCGTGAATTCCTTGATGCATTGATACAAAAAGCAAGTGAAGGTCCCACAAGCGCCAAAGTAAATACCTGCAAAGTAGAGTGGCTTGACTTTAAAAAGAAATACGATAAATTTGAGATATTATAA